Proteins from one Fragaria vesca subsp. vesca linkage group LG6, FraVesHawaii_1.0, whole genome shotgun sequence genomic window:
- the LOC101305577 gene encoding UPF0496 protein At3g19330-like → MASQSQGTSSEGSPSATVSHEYRLAVQTRSYTEIWSKIHQRDGDEELVLEQVLQPNRECVEEALRHAQPNSLTRLVSDYFRHTEDATHLCLLLHRSVYRARDLYAPLHELLDVFEDLSLNHSQCTHAFNVFTQFDRHDNPFPSPDSHHNLDDTRRLFSDLKNKLDRRLRKARRIRRATVICLIATAVGVVGAAAAAITGHALTAAFVVGGPCCVCTRSKDHMKQLDAAAKGTCVLNGYLGNIDRLAQRLRTAVESDKHFIRLGLERGAEDKHPIQEVLKQLRKGHSNFLQLLNELDQQICLCFNTVNRARSLLLQHIYTTHYTS, encoded by the exons ATGGCTTCGCAGTCCCAAG GAACATCATCGGAGGGCAGCCCCTCGGCCACGGTGAGCCACGAGTACCGCCTCGCCGTCCAAACCCGTTCCTACACTGAGATTTGGTCAAAGATTCACCAACGAGATGGAGATGAGGAGCTGGTGCTGGAGCAAGTGCTTCAACCCAATCGAGAGTGCGTGGAAGAGGCCCTCCGCCACGCCCAACCCAACTCCCTCACTCGTCTCGTCTCCGACTACTTCCGCCACACCGAGGACGCCACCCACCTCTGTCTGCTCCTCCACCGCAGCGTCTACCGGGCGCGTGACCTCTACGCCCCTCTCCACGAACTCCTCGACGTTTTCGAGGACCTCAGCCTCAACCACTCTCAGTGCACCCACGCTTTTAACGTCTTCACCCAATTCGACCGCCACGACAACCCTTTCCCTTCCCCCGACTCCCACCACAACTTGGACGACACCCGCCGCCTCTTCTCCGACCTCAAGAACAAGCTCGATCGCCGCCTCCGCAAAGCTCGCCGCATTCGCCGGGCCACAGTCATATGTCTGATTGCAACTGCGGTGGGAGTGGTAGGTGCTGCTGCGGCGGCCATCACAGGCCACGCTCTGACGGCTGCGTTTGTTGTGGGCGGGCCTTGTTGTGTGTGCACCAGAAGCAAGGACCATATGAAACAACTGGATGCTGCGGCCAAGGGGACTTGTGTGCTCAACGGTTATCTGGGTAACATTGACAGGCTGGCGCAGCGCCTACGTACGGCGGTGGAGAGTGACAAGCATTTCATTCGGCTGGGATTGGAGAGGGGTGCTGAAGACAAGCATCCCATCCAGGAGGTGCTTAAACAGCTGCGCAAGGGCCACTCCAATTTCCTTCAACTTCTCAATGAACTTGATCAACAAATATGTCTCTGCTTCAACACCGTTAACAGGGCCAGGTCGCTGCTTCTCCAACACATCTATACAACACACTACACTAGTTAG
- the LOC101311896 gene encoding uncharacterized protein LOC101311896, translating to MVQKKEIIRLERESVIGVIKPRLIMTLANLIEQSSDRTEFLKLCKRVEYTIRAWYLLQFEDLMQLYSLFDPVHGARMLEQQKLDDKEIDVLEQNFLTYLFQVMEKSNFKIADNEEIEVATSGQYLLNLPIVVDESKLDNKLLKKYFEDHPTENIPDFSDKYVIFRRGIGLDKTTNWFFMEKMDIIISRFWKYLLRITKIEKIFMKPTFRKRDSESDTDEDDFFVERIRLENMELTPQTLLRMNTIQEPTFDRIIVVYRQATTVEDRPERGIHIKHFKSIPMADLEIVLPEKKNPGLKPMDWLSFIASAVVGLVAVVTSIETSKVDLWVIFAIISTVIGYCAKTYFSFQQNLAQYQNLITQSMYEKQLDSGRGTLLHLCDDVIQREVKEVIVCFYMLMEQGKATLTDLDRWCEDLIKEQFNDDINFDVDDAVKKLEKLGIVTRDALGRYSIVGLKRANEVIGITTEEVVLKAKQDAAYAPASPAGQGADYR from the exons ATGGTACAAAAGAAAGAGATTATTCGATTAGAGCGTGAATCCGTCATTGGAGTTATCAAGCCCAGACTCATCATGACCTTGGCCAATCTCATCG AGCAAAGTTCTGACCGGACAGAGTTTTTGAAGCTTTGCAAGAGGGTTGAGTACACAATTAGGGCTTGGTATCTTCTACAATTTGAGGATTTGATG CAACTCTACTCCCTATTTGATCCTGTTCATGGAGCCCGGATGTTGGAACAACAGAAACTTGATGATAAAGAAATTGATGTGCTTGAACAAAATTTCCTCACCTACTTGTTTCAG GTGATGGAAAAGAGTAATTTTAAGATTGCAGATAATGAAGAAATCGAGGTTGCAACTTCAGGGCAGTATCTTCTAAATCTTCCCATCGTGGTTGATGAGTCTAAG CTTGACAACAAACTTTTGAAGAAGTATTTTGAAGATCATCCTACCGAAAACATTCCAGATTTTTCTGATAAG TATGTCATCTTCCGACGCGGCATTGGACTTGACAAGACAACCAATTGGTTTTTCATGGAGAAGATGGACATCATTATTTCACGTTTCTGGAAATATCTTTTACGAATAACTAA GATAGAAAAAATTTTCATGAAACCAACCTTTAGGAAGAGGGACTCAGAATCTGATACAGATGAGGATGATTTCTTTGTTGAACGAATCCGTCTTGAAAACATGGAACTAAC CCCTCAAACTTTGCTTCGTATGAACACAATCCAGGAGCCAACTTTTGATAGGATTATTGTGGTTTACAG GCAAGCGACTACCGTCGAGGATCGTCCAGAACGGGGAATACATATCAAACATTTCAAAAGTATACCCATGGCTGATTTGGAGATAGTTCTT CCTGAAAAGAAGAACCCAGGTTTAAAACCAATGGACTGGCTCTCCTTCATTGCTTCTGCTGTAGTTGGTCTG GTTGCTGTTGTTACTTCGATTGAAACTTCTAAAGTCGATCTTTGGGTTATTTTTGCAATTATTTCCACTGTGATTGGTTACTGTGCTAAGACATATTTCAG TTTTCAGCAGAACTTAGCTCAATATCAGAACTTGATAACACAGTCCATGTACGAAAAACAACTAGATAGCGGAAGAGGAACCCTTCTTCACTTGTGTGATGACGTGATTCAACGGGAA GTCAAGGAAGTAATAGTTTGTTTCTATATGTTAATGGAACAAGGGAAAGCTACTTTAACA GATCTGGACAGGTGGTGTGAGGACCTCATTAAAGAACAGTTCAACGACGATATCAATTTTGATGTGGACGATGCAGTTAAGAAGTTGGAGAAATTGGGAATTGTTACTCGG GATGCCCTTGGACGGTATAGCATTGTGGGGCTGAAACGTGCTAACGAGGTTATTGGCATCACCACTGAGGAGGTTGTTCTCAAGGCAAAACAAGATGCTGCTTATGCTCCTGCTTCTCCTGCAGGCCAGGGCGCTGACTATAGATAA